In a single window of the Porites lutea chromosome 14, jaPorLute2.1, whole genome shotgun sequence genome:
- the LOC140923964 gene encoding uncharacterized protein, translating into MSISKEYSKEQLNYFRICYATTDILTEGLREIFKQEWDKQHKLTKGEWKDEPQNGMDFYNGESARNQRRNGHLLTTMQNGNREEWDCTMLFYAILFSDCVGPSLRATVRMNVDHLRNFRNEEFAHMKQGSLSDTDFQNAISKVELAFQVLGLHTVKIQDLKNQKTFPTEELQRILKKVDDLKQEVQEKEDQRQVLEDQLQKETPSFCILPPKPSHDIDDREREVSEIAQQLRELKESSVNKLSCLYISGNPGSGKSQLAGLVAKRYFDEIKKIPGSSSFVMTLNAASPDSLLESYVSFARHLRCPDYSVMEILSSKVWKVEEKITYLKTLIAVKISRYTSWLLVVDNVSTMSSVHVHLPQAGIHTWARGQMLITTQDIRSIPPKGSFVNHISASKGMEPDDACSLLAKLSGIKDNELLRKVAQKLDYQPLALAGAAVFVKGIREDKASKYFGWNEYLKMLEKGKRETTEDTLAYTNPIYPKSMTQAIKLAVETLMSSDEIVKHLFTLLSLCAPQQLNVDVAINYIINVLKDYHEEDKELIRIKLRNCSLLLFEDDQGGCFIRVHQVVHDTIKTMISHCPEIQTPQVINAVFTSFDEFIDAVPQSNIRLDTIRLVPHLKAITMVTDEVFVKENFLQVHEKDISEKCEKMAHICKMHCEFNVAKTYFAHSLAIKLEKLGPDHVDVATNYNNLASIYKHLGDFKQAKEYEQRALAIRLDKLGPEHVAVATSYNNLASIYKHLGDFEKAKEYQQRTLAIRLDKLGPEHVDVATSYNNLAVIYKDLGDLEQAKEYQQRALAITLDKLGPEHVYVATSYDNLASIYQHLGDLEQAKEYQQRALAITLDKLGPEHVDVATSYNNLALTYKDLGDLEQAKEYQERALAITLDKLGPEHVDVATSYNNLAFNYKDLGDLEKAMEYQKRALAIKLDKLGPEHVDVATSYNNLASIYQHLGDLEQAKEYQQRALAITLDKLGPEHVYVATSYDNLASIYQHLGDLEQAKEYQQRALAITLDKLGPKHVAVATSYNNLALTYKDLGDLEQAKEYQERALAITLDKLGPEHVTVATSYNNLALTYKDLGDLKQAKEYQQRALAITLDKLGPEHVDVATSYNNLASIYKDLGHLEQAKEYQKRALAIRLDKLSPEHIDVATSYSNLAVIYKDLGHLEQAKEYQKRALAIRLDKLSPEHIDVATSYNNLAAIYKDLGDLEQAKEYHHRAVAITLDKLGPKHVDVARSYNNLASIYKDLGDLEQAKEYQQRALAIRLHKLFSSD; encoded by the exons ATGTCCATTTCCAAAGAATACTCCAAAGAACAGCTGAATTACTTCAGAATTTGTTATGCAACAACTGATATTCTCACCGAAGGCctgagagaaatctttaaacaaGAATGGGACAAACAGCACAAATTAACAAAAGGAGAATGGAAAGACGAGCCTCAGAATGGAATGGATTTTTATAACGGAGAGTCTGCCCGAAACCAAAGAAGAAATGGTCATCTTTTAACCACAATGCAAAACGGAAACAGAGAAGAATGGGATTGCACAATGCTTTTCTACGCCATTCTTTTCTCCGATTGTGTTGGTCCCAGTCTTAGGGCAACTGTGAGGATGAACGTGGACCATCTTAGAAATTTCAGGAACGAAGAATTTGCTCATATGAAACAAGGTAGTCTTTCTGACACAGATTTTCAGAATGCTATTAGCAAAGTTGAGTTGGCATTTCAAGTGCTTGGTCTACACACTGTAAAAATTCAAGatttaaaaaatcagaaaacttTTCCGACAGAAGAATTACAACGGATCCTTAAAAAGGTTGATGACCTtaaacaagaagttcaagaaAAGGAGGATCAACGCCAGGTCCTTGAAGATCAGCTTCAGAAAGAAACGCCTTCGTTTTGTATTCTCCCTCCTAAACCTTCACATGACATCGATGATCGTGAACGCGAGGTGTCAGAAATAGCCCAGCAGTTAAGGGAGTTAAAAGAGTCCAGTGTCAACAAGCTGAGTTGTCTGTACATCTCAGGGAATCCTGGAAGTGGCAAATCACAGTTAGCTGGCCTCGTAGCTAAGAGGTACTTTGACGAGATTAAGAAAATACCAGGCAGTTCTTCATTTGTGATGACCTTAAATGCAGCTAGTCCAGATTCACTCTTAGAGTCATATGTGTCATTTGCTCGCCATTTAAGGTGTCCAGACTATTCAGTTATGGAAATCCTCAGCTCCAAGGTCTGGAAAGTAGAGGAAAAGATCACTTATCTTAAGACGCTTATTGCTGTAAAAATTAGCCGTTATACATCTTGGCTACTTGTTGTTGACAATGTCAGCACCATGTCCTCTGTGCATGTCCATTTACCACAGGCTGGAATCCACACTTGGGCAAGGGGTCAGATGCTGATTACAACTCAAGACATTAGGTCAATTCCCCCAAAAGGCTCTTTTGTTAATCACATCTCAGCAAGCAAAGGTATGGAGCCCGACGATGCCTGTTCCTTATTGGCCAAGCTATCTGGAATAAAAGATAACGAGTTATTGAGAAAAGTGGCACAAAAACTAGACTATCAACCTCTTGCTTTAGCAGGCGCTGCCGTCTTTGTCAAAGGGATACGAGAGGACAAAGCATCGAAGTATTTTGGCTGGAACGAATACCTGAAGATGttagaaaaaggcaaaagagaaaCTACGGAGGATACTCTCGCATATACAAACCCAATTTACCCAAAGTCAATGACACAAGCAATTAAGCTAGCCGTCGAAACACTGATGAGTTCTGACGAGATTGTGAAACACCTTTTCACTCTTCTTTCCCTCTGTGCGCCACAACAATTAAACGTGGACGTAGCAATTAATTATATCATTAACGTACTCAAAGACTATCATGAAGAGGACAAGGAACTAATACGCATAAAGTTAAGAAATTGCTCACTATTGCTTTTCGAAGATGACCAAGGTGGCTGCTTCATTCGTGTGCACCAAGTTGTGCATGATACTATCAAAACTATGATCAGCCATTGTCCAGAGATTCAAACCCCTCAAGTCATAAATGCTGTTTTTACATCATTTGACGAATTTATAGACGCTGTTCCACAATCAAATATCAGACTGGACACTATACGTCTCGTTCCACATTTAAAGGCCATAACCATGGTAACCGACGAAGTgtttgtaaaagaaaattttcttcaagTCCACGAAAAAGACATTtcagaaaaatgtgaaaaaatggcCCATATTTGTAAAATGCATTGTGAATTTAATGTGGCCAAAACATACTTTGCCCATTCACTCGCCATAAAACTTGAAAAGCTCGGCCCTGaccatgttgatgttgcaacaaactacaataacttggcttcAATTTACAAGCACCTAGGTGACTTcaagcaagccaaggagtatgaGCAACGTGCTCTGGCGATTagactggacaagctcggccctgaacatgttgctgttgcaacaagctacaataacttggcttcAATTTACAAGCACCTAGGTGACTTCGAgaaagccaaggagtatcagcaacgtacTCTGGCGATTagactggacaagctcggccctgaacatgttgatgttgcaacaagctacaataacttggctgTAATTTACAAGGACCTAG gtgacctcgagcaagccaaggagtatcagcaacgtgctctagcGATTacactggacaagctcggccctgaacatgtttatgttgcaacaagctacgatAACTTGGCTTCAATTTACCAGCacctaggtgacctcgagcaagccaaggagtatcagcaacgtgctctggcGATTacactggacaagctcggccctgaacatgttgatgttgcaacaagctacaataacttggctttaACTTACAAGGacctaggtgacctcgagcaagccaaggagtatcaggaACGTGCTCTGGCGATTacactggacaagctcggccctgaacatgttgatgttgcaacaagctacaataacttggctttTAATTACAAGGACTTAGGTGACCTCGAGAAAGCCATGGAGTATCAGAAGCGTGCTCTGGCGATtaaactggacaagctcggccctgaacatgttgatgttgcaacaagctacaataacttggcttcAATTTACCAGCacctaggtgacctcgagcaagccaaggagtatcagcaacgtgctctagcGATTacactggacaagctcggccctgaacatgtttatgttgcaacaagctacgatAACTTGGCTTCAATTTACCAGCacctaggtgacctcgagcaagccaaggagtatcagcaacgtgctctagcGATTacactggacaagctcggccctaAACATGTtgctgttgcaacaagctacaataacttggctttaACTTACAAGGacctaggtgacctcgagcaagccaaggagtatcaggaACGTGCTCTAGCGATTacactggacaagctcggccctgaacatgttactgttgcaacaagctacaataacttggctttaACTTACAAGGACTTAGGTGACCTcaagcaagccaaggagtatcagcaacgtgctctggcGATTACACTGGATAAGCTCGGCcctgaacatgttgatgttgcaacaagctacaataacttggcttcAATTTACAAGGACCTAGGTcacctcgagcaagccaaggagtatcagaaACGTGCTCTGGCGATTAGACTGGACAAGCTCAGCCCTGAACATattgatgttgcaacaagctacagtAACTTAGCTGTAATTTACAAGGACCTAGGTcacctcgagcaagccaaggagtatcagaaACGTGCTCTGGCGATTAGACTGGACAAGCTCAGCCCTGAACATattgatgttgcaacaagctacaataacttggctgCAATTTACAAGGacctaggtgacctcgagcaagccaaggagtatcaccACCGTGCTGTAGCGATTacactggacaagctcggccctaaacatgttgatgttgcgagaagctacaataacttggcttcAATTTACAAAGacctaggtgacctcgagcaagccaaagagtatcagcaacgtgctctagcGATTAGACTGCACAAGCTGTTCTCTAGCGATTAG